The DNA sequence GCGAGAGCGAAAAAACGCGGCATGAGGTAGTAAAAAAAGGGAGGACGGGAGACGAGGCCCTTAAACTAAAACTTTAAGGACTCCGCTTCAAGTGCTGCAAGGCAAAAAGTTGTGGGCATTCTAGCTCCGGGCTGCGGTCTCGTTTGGCACCGCTAGAGTGGAATGTTTCCGTGCTTCTTGCGTGGGTTAGTATCAACTTTGTCGCGCAGCATGTTAAGCGCCCGCACGAGTGTTTTTCGCGTCTCCCGCGGCTCGATCACGTCGTCGATGAAGCCGCGCCCGGCGGCGACGTAGGGGTTGGCGAATTTCTCGCGGTAGCCTTCGGTGAAGCGCGCTTCGGCGGCGGCGGGGTCGTCGGCCTCCGCGATCTGCTTGCGGTAGATGATCTCGACGGCCCCCTTCGGCCCCATCACCGCGATCTCGGCCGTCGGCCACGCGAGGTTGAGGTCGGCGCGGATGTGCTTCGAGTTCATCACATCGTACGCGCCGCCGTAGGCCTTCCTTGTAATAACAGTGACTTTGGGCACGGTGGCTTCACAGAACGCGTAGAGCAGCTTGGCCCCGTGCTTGATGATCCCACGCCACTCCTGGTCGGTCCCCGGCAGGAAGCCCGGCACGTCCTCGAAGACGACGAGCGGGATCCCGAACGCGTCGCAGAACCGCACGAAGCGCGCGCCCTTGAGCGAGGCGTCGATGTCGAGCACGCCCGCGAGCACCGCCGGCTGGTTCGCCACGATCCCGACCGAGCGCCCCCCGATCCGGGCGAAGCCGACGACGAGGTTGGCCGCGTAGTCCGGGTGGATCTCGAAGAAGCGCCCGTCGTCCACGACCCGCTTGATGACGTCGTGGATGTCGTACGGCTTGTTGGGGTTCTCGGGAACGAGCGTGTCGAGCGCCTCGTCGGCGCGGTCGTGGGGGTCGTCGGTCGGGACGAGGGGGACGCCGTCCTCGCAGTTCTGGGGGAGGTAGCCGAGGAGTTCGCGGATGCCGAGCAGAAGGGCAGCCTCGTTCGGGAACGCCCGGTGCGCCACGCCGGACTTCGACGCGTGGGTCTCCGCCCCGCCGAGTTCTTCCTGCGTGACCTCCTCATTCGTGACCGTCTTCACGACGTTTGGGCCGGTGACGAACATGTAGCTCGTGCCCTGCGCCATGAAGACGAAGTCGGTGATCGCTGGCGAGTAGACCGCGCCGCCCGCGCACGGCCCGAGGATCGCCGAGATCTGCGGGACGACGCCCGAGGCGAGCGTGTTGAGCAGGAAGATGTCGGCGTAGCCGCCGAGCGAGTCGACGCCCTCCTGAATGCGCGCGCCCCCCGAGTCGTTGTGCCCGATGACCGGCGCGCCGTTCTCGAGCGCGAGCTCCATGATCTTCTCGATCTTCTCGGCGTGCGCCTCGGCGAGCGAGCCGCCGAAGACGGTGAAGTCCTGGCTGAAGACGTAGACCGTCCGCCCATCGACGGTCCCGAAGCCGGTCACGACGCCGTCGCCGTAGGGCCTGTTGTGCTCCAGTCCGAAGTCGGTCCGGCGGTGGCGGACGAAGGTGCCGAGTTCCTGGAACGAGCCGGGGTCGAGGAGGATGTCGAGCCGCTCGCGGGCGGTGAGCTTGCCCTTCTCGTGCTGCCGGGCGATGCGGGCTTCGCCGCCGCCGAGCGCGGCTTCGGCCCGGCGGCGGCGGAGGTCGTCGATCAGGTCGGGGGCGTCGGACATGGGGCGGTCAGCTAGAGCGGGGAGGGCGAGCGAGAAGATAGCCCTCAGCCCTGGAAGCGGGCTTCGACGGCGTCGGTGAAGGCGACGGCGTGCTCGCCGTAGATGTTGACGCGGAACGGACGGAACACGTCGCGGGCGATGATTTGCGACGCCTCGGTCCACGACGCGGCAGCGTCGAGGGCGTGCAGCACGGTGGCGTACGTCCCAGCGTTGCCCTGGAACAGGTGTTCGACGAACCGCGACCGCTGCCCCGAAGTCGTGCGCCCGAGCACGCGCCCCTCCAACTCCTCAAGCGCTTGGTCTCCGTCCGAGGTTGGCGCAGGCACCTTCGCCGCAGGCGGCCGGGCGGAGGGCTCGGCATCGGGCGCGGAGAACTGCTGCCAGAGCGGGGGGTCCGCGGGCGCGGCAAGGTCCGGCGTCCGGTCCTCGAAGCGGGCGTTCACGCTGCCGTCGCCGCCCTCCCGCGCAAACCGTTGCCACAGCGGTACCGACGCGTCCGCCGCTCCCGCAGCCACATGCTCACCGTCCTCTCCTGTCGTCCGCCCTCCGTCCTCTGTCCTCCGTTCTCCGTTCTCCGCCTTCTGCTCGCCGTCCTCCGACCCCAGCGCGTCCCGCAGCGCCGCCTCGTCGAGTTCCGGCACGCCGCGTTCGCCCACCCGCTCGGCGAGCGCGTCTGCCCCCTTCGCCTCGAAAAAGTCGCGCAGCACGCTGGCCGGTACGCCGCCCAGTGCCGGCACCGAGCGGGCCAGGTCGAAGAGCGGACCCAGCAGCGTCAGCCAGCCGTGCGCCTCGTAACCCTGTACCTTGCGCCGGTCGGCGCGGTCGAGGACGTGGAACAGGTCATCCGGAGCAACGGTGTCGAGGTGGGGTTGGTCGAGATACGCCCGGGCCGCCTCGGCGAGATAGGGGTAGGCGTCGAACAGGATCAGACGCTCGCGGACCGTCTCGGCAGGCAGCGGGTCGGGCTCGCCCTCGAAGACGGCGTCGGTGAGGGCGCGCGCGGGAATCGTGAGGAAGCGCACGACGAGGTCTACCGCGCCGCCGAGCGTGCTCTCCCACGCCGCCGCCGGAACGCGGGCCGTCGGCCCGAGCGCGTCGAACAGCCGGGTCTCCGCCTCGCGGACGGCCCCGTCCTCGAAGTCGAACCAGTTGGAGCGGAGGCGGTCGCGCTGCATCGCCGTCCACCGGTCGAGCGTCTGGTCGAGAAACGCCGCGACGAGCGGCGGCATCGCGTCGGCGTGGATCGCGGCCCGGTCGTAGGCGCGGTCGGCGGGA is a window from the Bacteroidota bacterium genome containing:
- a CDS encoding acyl-CoA carboxylase subunit beta is translated as MSDAPDLIDDLRRRRAEAALGGGEARIARQHEKGKLTARERLDILLDPGSFQELGTFVRHRRTDFGLEHNRPYGDGVVTGFGTVDGRTVYVFSQDFTVFGGSLAEAHAEKIEKIMELALENGAPVIGHNDSGGARIQEGVDSLGGYADIFLLNTLASGVVPQISAILGPCAGGAVYSPAITDFVFMAQGTSYMFVTGPNVVKTVTNEEVTQEELGGAETHASKSGVAHRAFPNEAALLLGIRELLGYLPQNCEDGVPLVPTDDPHDRADEALDTLVPENPNKPYDIHDVIKRVVDDGRFFEIHPDYAANLVVGFARIGGRSVGIVANQPAVLAGVLDIDASLKGARFVRFCDAFGIPLVVFEDVPGFLPGTDQEWRGIIKHGAKLLYAFCEATVPKVTVITRKAYGGAYDVMNSKHIRADLNLAWPTAEIAVMGPKGAVEIIYRKQIAEADDPAAAEARFTEGYREKFANPYVAAGRGFIDDVIEPRETRKTLVRALNMLRDKVDTNPRKKHGNIPL